A region of Leifsonia xyli DNA encodes the following proteins:
- a CDS encoding alpha/beta hydrolase: MALPTIVLVHGAWADASSWNPVITDLRDRGFTVLAPPNLLRNAADDGAYIAAFLQQRTEGPVVLVGHSYGGAVISAGGAGGGDVRALVYVDAFLPDEGETVFSLLGGSGSVFDVPDPSTVFDLIGIPGAAEGNPDVFLKPATVHASFAQDLEVEARDQIVAGQRPIALAANTTPAPAPAWRERPVWAVVGTEDKVIPPALQRRMAERADATIVETPSSHVSMLSAPDVAVGAIVAAAESVA; this comes from the coding sequence ATGGCACTCCCCACCATCGTCCTCGTCCACGGAGCGTGGGCGGACGCGTCCAGCTGGAACCCGGTCATCACCGACCTCCGCGACCGGGGCTTCACGGTGCTCGCGCCGCCGAACCTGCTCCGCAACGCCGCCGACGACGGGGCGTACATCGCCGCGTTCCTGCAGCAGCGCACCGAGGGGCCCGTCGTCCTGGTCGGGCACTCGTACGGCGGCGCGGTGATCAGCGCCGGAGGGGCGGGCGGCGGCGACGTGCGCGCGCTCGTCTACGTCGACGCGTTCCTGCCCGACGAGGGCGAGACGGTGTTCAGCCTGCTCGGCGGCTCCGGCTCGGTGTTCGACGTGCCCGACCCGTCGACCGTGTTCGACCTGATCGGGATTCCGGGCGCCGCGGAGGGCAACCCCGACGTCTTCCTCAAGCCGGCCACCGTGCACGCGTCGTTCGCGCAGGACCTCGAGGTGGAGGCGCGCGACCAGATCGTCGCGGGACAGCGTCCCATCGCCCTCGCCGCGAACACCACGCCCGCCCCGGCTCCGGCCTGGCGCGAGCGCCCGGTGTGGGCGGTCGTCGGCACCGAGGACAAGGTGATCCCGCCCGCGTTGCAGCGCCGGATGGCGGAGCGCGCCGACGCGACCATCGTCGAGACGCCGTCCAGTCACGTCTCGATGCTGTCCG
- a CDS encoding peptide-methionine (R)-S-oxide reductase: MTQDYRKSPEAVSRLTPQQYAVTQEAATEPAFRNKYWDNHDEGLYVDIVSGEPLFASVNKYDSRSGWPSFTVPVEPANIVEKTDRTYGMIRTEVRSAHGDSHLGHLFDDGPAEAGGLRYCINSAAMRFIPLDELDEAGYGQYTHLFENK, from the coding sequence GTGACACAGGACTACCGCAAGAGCCCGGAGGCCGTGAGCCGGCTGACGCCGCAGCAGTACGCGGTCACCCAGGAGGCCGCCACGGAGCCGGCGTTCCGCAACAAGTATTGGGACAACCATGACGAGGGTCTCTACGTCGACATCGTGTCGGGTGAGCCGCTCTTCGCGTCCGTGAACAAGTACGACAGCCGCTCCGGATGGCCGAGCTTCACCGTCCCGGTCGAGCCCGCCAACATCGTCGAGAAGACCGACCGCACGTACGGGATGATCCGCACCGAGGTCCGCTCCGCGCACGGTGACAGTCACCTCGGCCACCTGTTCGACGACGGTCCCGCCGAGGCGGGCGGGCTGCGCTACTGCATCAACTCCGCGGCCATGCGCTTCATCCCGCTCGACGAGCTCGACGAGGCCGGCTACGGCCAGTACACCCATCTTTTCGAGAACAAGTAA
- a CDS encoding peptide-methionine (S)-S-oxide reductase (this stereospecific enzymes reduces the S isomer of methionine sulfoxide while MsrB reduces the R form; provides protection against oxidative stress), with amino-acid sequence MTEKAILAGGCFWGMQDLIRKLPGVTDTRVGYTGGDVPNATYRNHGTHAEAIEIEYDPEKTSYRDLLEFFFQIHDPSTKNRQGNDIGTSYRSAIFYEDDEQRRIAEDTIADVDASGLWPGKVVTEVTAAGPFWEAEPEHQDYLERIPWGYTCHFVRPGWKLPKRESAAS; translated from the coding sequence ATGACTGAGAAGGCCATCCTCGCCGGAGGTTGTTTCTGGGGCATGCAGGACCTCATCCGCAAGCTCCCCGGAGTGACCGACACCCGCGTCGGCTACACCGGCGGTGACGTCCCGAACGCCACCTACCGCAACCACGGCACCCACGCCGAGGCGATCGAGATCGAGTACGACCCGGAGAAGACCAGCTACCGCGACCTTCTCGAGTTCTTCTTCCAGATCCACGACCCGTCGACGAAGAACCGCCAGGGCAACGACATCGGCACCAGCTACCGCTCCGCGATCTTCTACGAGGACGACGAGCAGCGCCGGATCGCCGAGGACACCATCGCCGACGTGGACGCCTCCGGCCTCTGGCCGGGCAAGGTCGTCACCGAGGTGACCGCGGCCGGCCCGTTCTGGGAGGCCGAGCCGGAGCACCAGGACTACCTGGAGCGCATCCCGTGGGGCTACACGTGCCACTTCGTGCGCCCGGGCTGGAAGCTGCCGAAGCGCGAGTCCGCCGCGAGCTGA
- a CDS encoding ABC transporter, translating to MTTESAVSVRGLTKAYGAVEAVRGIDFDIARGETFALLGPNGAGKSTTIEILEGYRDRTSGDVSVLGVDPATGGTAWKARLGMVLQTSAEAANVSVREQLTHFARFYPSPRDVEEVIAAVGLTEKAKTRVRNLSGGQRRRLDVALGVIGRPELLFLDEPTTGFDPEARRQFWELIRQLKREGTTILLTTHYLDEAAQLSDRAAVIAAGRLVAMGPVGELGGGAARIPIVRWRDQAGALQSERSDRPASLVARLVGEADGEPRDLEVIRPSLEDIYLDLVREAEAPAGVGS from the coding sequence GTGACCACTGAATCCGCCGTCTCGGTCCGCGGGCTGACGAAGGCGTACGGCGCCGTCGAGGCGGTGCGCGGCATCGACTTCGACATCGCGCGCGGCGAGACCTTCGCGCTCCTCGGGCCGAACGGCGCGGGCAAGAGCACCACCATCGAGATCCTCGAGGGCTACCGCGACCGCACCTCGGGCGATGTGTCCGTCCTCGGCGTGGACCCGGCGACCGGCGGCACCGCCTGGAAGGCGCGGCTCGGGATGGTGCTGCAGACGAGCGCCGAGGCGGCGAACGTCAGCGTGCGCGAGCAGCTCACCCATTTCGCCCGCTTCTACCCGTCGCCGCGGGACGTGGAGGAGGTCATCGCCGCCGTCGGCCTCACCGAGAAGGCCAAGACCCGCGTGCGCAACCTCTCCGGCGGCCAGCGGCGGCGACTGGATGTGGCGCTCGGCGTCATCGGACGCCCCGAACTGCTCTTCCTCGACGAGCCGACCACCGGCTTCGACCCGGAGGCGCGGCGGCAGTTCTGGGAGCTGATCCGGCAGCTCAAGCGCGAGGGCACGACCATCCTGCTCACCACCCACTACCTCGACGAGGCCGCGCAGCTCAGTGACCGCGCCGCCGTCATCGCCGCCGGGCGACTCGTCGCCATGGGCCCGGTCGGCGAGCTGGGCGGAGGCGCAGCGCGCATCCCGATCGTGCGCTGGCGCGACCAGGCGGGCGCTCTGCAGTCCGAGCGCAGCGACCGTCCCGCCTCCCTGGTGGCACGACTGGTCGGGGAGGCCGACGGCGAGCCCCGGGACCTGGAGGTCATCCGGCCCAGCCTCGAGGACATCTACCTCGACCTGGTCCGCGAGGCCGAGGCTCCCGCCGGGGTCGGCTCGTGA
- a CDS encoding ABC transporter produces MSAASLGLERARYETLVYFRQPDTIFFTFLFPVVMLGIFSVAFQGLGNVGANPDGTGGISRAAYYLPGMIAAGILLSGVQNLAVDIAGEKSDGTLKRLGGTPLPVLSYFTGKMGQVLATSVLQIALLLAVARLAFGVALPTEPDLWLRFAWIYLLGIVTSAVLGIALSSVPRTGRSATAVIIPIVLILQFISGVYIPFDVLPAWLQNVASIFPLKWIAQGMRSVFLPDSFASSEPSGGWQLGWIAVVLSIWLVVGLVGCRLTFRWVRRNG; encoded by the coding sequence GTGAGCGCCGCGTCCCTCGGCCTCGAGCGCGCCCGTTACGAGACCCTGGTCTACTTCCGTCAGCCGGACACCATCTTCTTCACCTTCCTCTTCCCGGTCGTCATGCTCGGGATCTTCTCGGTCGCGTTCCAGGGCCTCGGCAACGTCGGGGCGAACCCGGACGGCACCGGCGGCATCAGCCGCGCCGCGTACTACCTGCCCGGGATGATCGCCGCCGGAATCCTGCTGTCGGGCGTGCAGAACCTCGCCGTCGACATCGCGGGCGAGAAGAGCGACGGGACGCTGAAGCGCCTGGGCGGGACCCCGCTGCCGGTGCTGTCGTACTTCACCGGCAAGATGGGCCAGGTGCTCGCGACGAGCGTGCTGCAGATCGCCCTGCTCCTCGCCGTCGCCCGGCTGGCGTTCGGGGTCGCCCTCCCCACCGAACCCGACCTCTGGCTGCGTTTCGCCTGGATCTACCTGCTCGGGATCGTGACCTCGGCGGTCCTCGGGATCGCGCTGTCGTCCGTGCCGCGCACGGGCCGGAGCGCGACGGCGGTGATCATCCCGATCGTGCTCATCCTGCAGTTCATCTCGGGCGTCTACATCCCGTTCGACGTGCTGCCCGCCTGGCTGCAGAACGTCGCGTCGATCTTCCCGCTGAAGTGGATCGCGCAGGGGATGCGCAGCGTGTTCCTGCCCGACAGCTTCGCGTCGTCCGAGCCGAGCGGCGGGTGGCAGCTGGGCTGGATCGCCGTCGTGCTGTCGATCTGGCTGGTCGTCGGGTTGGTCGGCTGCCGTCTCACCTTCCGCTGGGTGCGCCGAAACGGCTGA
- a CDS encoding 23S rRNA (uracil(747)-C(5))-methyltransferase has product MDCSYFDAGVCRSCTLMGTPYSEQLEAKERLARDLLAPFGDASWLPPVASAESGYRNKAKMVIGGTADAPTIGILDEAGRGVDLRECGICAPGIRAALPVLARFIGRQRLEPYSVPDRRGELKYVLVTESPDGELMVRFVARTDATVARVRAGLDRLLAELPAARVVTVNLQPEHKAVVEGETDVVLTRESALPMRMGPVSLRLRPQSFFQTNTAVATELYAQVAAWVDEVSPASVWDLYCGVGGFALHVAAPGRRVVGVETSREAVRSARASASAAGLPQVAFRAGDATAFALGAAAAPELVIVNPPRRGIGAELSGWLEDSRVPSVVYSSCNPKSLATDLARMPSYRIRAGRVLDMFPQTGHMEVAVLLERR; this is encoded by the coding sequence ATGGACTGTTCGTACTTCGACGCCGGCGTGTGCCGCTCGTGCACGCTGATGGGCACGCCGTACAGCGAGCAACTGGAGGCCAAGGAGCGGCTCGCGCGCGACCTGCTCGCGCCGTTCGGCGACGCGTCGTGGCTGCCTCCGGTGGCGAGCGCCGAATCCGGCTACCGGAACAAGGCGAAGATGGTCATCGGCGGCACGGCCGACGCGCCCACCATCGGCATCCTCGACGAGGCCGGACGCGGAGTCGACCTGCGGGAGTGCGGGATCTGCGCGCCCGGCATCCGCGCCGCGCTGCCGGTGCTGGCGCGGTTCATCGGGCGACAGCGGCTCGAGCCGTACAGCGTCCCCGACCGCCGCGGCGAGCTGAAGTACGTGCTCGTCACCGAATCCCCCGACGGCGAGCTGATGGTGCGGTTCGTCGCGCGGACCGACGCGACAGTGGCGCGCGTGCGCGCGGGCCTGGACCGGCTGCTCGCCGAGCTGCCCGCCGCGCGGGTGGTGACGGTCAACCTCCAGCCGGAGCACAAGGCGGTCGTCGAGGGAGAGACGGATGTGGTGCTCACCCGCGAGTCCGCGCTGCCGATGCGGATGGGTCCGGTGTCGCTGCGCCTGCGACCGCAGAGCTTCTTCCAGACGAACACCGCCGTCGCGACCGAGCTCTATGCGCAGGTCGCGGCGTGGGTCGACGAGGTCTCCCCCGCGTCCGTGTGGGACCTGTACTGCGGCGTCGGCGGGTTCGCCCTGCACGTCGCCGCACCGGGCCGCCGCGTGGTCGGCGTCGAGACCAGCCGCGAGGCGGTCCGCAGCGCGCGGGCCAGCGCCTCCGCGGCGGGGCTCCCGCAGGTGGCGTTCCGGGCGGGCGACGCGACCGCGTTCGCCCTCGGCGCGGCCGCGGCGCCGGAGCTGGTCATCGTGAATCCGCCGCGTCGCGGGATCGGGGCCGAGCTGTCCGGGTGGCTGGAGGACTCGCGCGTGCCGAGCGTCGTCTATTCGAGCTGCAACCCGAAGAGCCTCGCGACGGACCTCGCCCGGATGCCGTCGTACCGCATCCGCGCCGGGCGCGTGCTCGACATGTTCCCGCAGACCGGGCACATGGAGGTCGCGGTGCTGCTGGAGCGGCGCTGA
- a CDS encoding beta-glucosidase, with protein MTSTLPDTITGPAKETLPYLDPTLTTAERVDDLLGRMTLEEKVGQMLQLDARDDLTDHILRRNVGSILHTSPERILEANRLTAQTRLRIPLLVGEDCIHGHSFWPGATIYPTQLGMAASWDAELIERVARASAEEVAATGVHWTFSPVLCIARDLRWGRISETFGEDPFLIGELASAMVRGYQGTGLDDPSAILATAKHFAGYSETQGGRDASEADLSRRKLRSWFLPPFERVAREGCRTFMLGYQSTDGVPITVNDWLLSDVLRGEWGYTGTLITDWDNVGRMVWEQKVQPDYAHAAAAAVRAGNDMVMTTPLFFEGALEAVSRGLLAEDAFDTAVARILTLKFDLGLFEDPRLPSPTLDEVVGSAAHAELNLEIARRSLVLLENDGTLPLPASGTAVAAPLRVALVGPLAHDAQTQLGDWAGGSGQAGWLDGQPREMITTVLDGLRAIDGWDVVHARGADILTLEEDPRGATFPDGQPRPPVVVPSPPDQRQIDEAVAAATASDVVVAVVGDRIELVGEGRSTATLELIGGQNALLDAVIATGKPVVVVLLASKPLVLPASLGRAAAVVWAANPGMRGGQAIAELLAGRIEPSGRLPISFARHVGQQPTYYNQLRGQHGDRYADLTQRPAWAFGEGLSYTTVEYEDLALDRTLLGVDDEIVASVTVRNTGARPVRETVQVYVRDAVTSVSWTDRELKAYRQVDLAPGASTRVRIHLPVADCTIVDADGVRVVEPGAFELLVGPSSREADLLSAGFEVVAP; from the coding sequence ATGACATCGACCCTCCCCGACACCATTACCGGACCCGCGAAGGAGACCCTCCCCTACCTCGACCCCACGCTGACGACCGCCGAGCGCGTCGACGACCTGCTCGGGCGCATGACGCTCGAGGAGAAGGTCGGGCAGATGCTGCAGCTGGACGCCCGCGACGACCTGACCGACCACATCCTGCGACGCAACGTCGGGTCCATCCTGCACACGTCGCCGGAGCGCATCCTCGAGGCCAATCGGTTGACGGCGCAGACCCGGCTGCGGATCCCGCTGCTGGTGGGCGAGGACTGCATCCACGGGCACTCGTTCTGGCCGGGGGCCACGATCTACCCCACCCAGCTCGGGATGGCCGCGTCGTGGGATGCGGAACTGATCGAGCGGGTCGCCCGCGCCAGCGCGGAGGAGGTCGCCGCGACCGGCGTGCACTGGACCTTCTCCCCCGTGCTGTGCATCGCCCGCGACCTGCGCTGGGGCCGGATCAGCGAGACCTTCGGCGAGGACCCGTTCCTCATCGGAGAACTGGCGAGCGCGATGGTGCGCGGCTACCAGGGGACCGGGCTCGACGACCCGTCCGCCATCCTCGCGACGGCGAAGCACTTCGCCGGGTATTCGGAGACCCAGGGCGGACGCGACGCGAGCGAGGCGGACCTGTCGCGGCGCAAGCTGCGCAGCTGGTTCCTGCCGCCGTTCGAGCGGGTCGCCCGCGAGGGGTGCCGCACCTTCATGCTCGGCTACCAGAGCACGGACGGCGTCCCGATCACCGTGAACGACTGGCTGCTCAGCGACGTGCTCCGCGGCGAGTGGGGGTACACCGGCACCCTCATCACGGACTGGGACAACGTCGGCCGCATGGTCTGGGAGCAGAAGGTGCAGCCGGACTACGCGCACGCGGCGGCCGCCGCCGTCCGTGCGGGCAACGACATGGTGATGACCACGCCGCTGTTCTTCGAGGGCGCGCTGGAGGCCGTCTCGCGCGGGCTGCTCGCGGAGGACGCCTTCGACACGGCCGTCGCGCGCATCCTGACGCTGAAGTTCGACCTGGGTCTGTTCGAGGACCCGCGCCTCCCGTCCCCGACGCTCGACGAGGTCGTCGGCAGCGCGGCGCACGCGGAGCTCAACCTCGAGATCGCGCGCCGCTCGCTGGTGCTGCTCGAGAACGACGGGACGCTGCCGCTTCCGGCTTCGGGAACTGCTGTCGCCGCACCGCTCCGCGTCGCGCTCGTCGGGCCGCTCGCGCACGACGCCCAGACCCAGCTCGGCGACTGGGCCGGCGGCTCCGGCCAGGCGGGCTGGCTCGACGGCCAGCCGCGCGAGATGATCACGACCGTGCTCGACGGCCTGCGCGCGATCGACGGCTGGGACGTCGTCCACGCCCGCGGGGCCGACATCCTCACGCTCGAGGAGGACCCCCGCGGAGCGACCTTCCCGGACGGCCAGCCGCGGCCGCCGGTGGTCGTGCCCAGTCCGCCCGATCAGCGCCAGATCGACGAGGCCGTGGCCGCCGCCACCGCGTCCGATGTCGTCGTCGCCGTGGTCGGCGACCGCATCGAGCTGGTCGGAGAGGGCCGCTCGACCGCGACGCTCGAACTGATCGGCGGCCAGAACGCGCTGCTCGACGCGGTGATCGCCACCGGGAAGCCGGTCGTCGTGGTGCTGCTCGCCTCCAAGCCGCTGGTCCTGCCGGCGTCGCTCGGACGTGCCGCGGCCGTCGTGTGGGCGGCGAACCCCGGGATGCGGGGCGGCCAGGCGATCGCCGAGCTGCTTGCGGGCCGCATCGAGCCCTCCGGTCGCCTGCCGATCTCGTTCGCGCGGCACGTCGGCCAGCAGCCGACGTACTACAACCAGCTCCGCGGACAGCACGGCGACCGCTACGCCGACCTCACCCAGCGGCCGGCCTGGGCGTTCGGCGAGGGCCTGTCGTACACGACCGTCGAGTACGAGGACCTGGCGCTCGATCGGACCCTGCTCGGCGTCGACGACGAGATCGTGGCGTCGGTGACCGTCCGCAACACCGGCGCCCGACCCGTCCGCGAGACCGTCCAGGTGTACGTGCGGGATGCGGTGACCAGCGTCAGCTGGACCGACCGGGAGCTGAAGGCGTACCGGCAGGTCGACCTGGCGCCGGGCGCGTCAACGCGGGTGCGCATCCACCTGCCGGTCGCGGACTGCACCATCGTCGACGCCGACGGCGTGCGCGTGGTCGAACCGGGCGCCTTCGAGCTGCTCGTCGGCCCGTCGTCGCGGGAGGCCGACCTGCTCTCGGCGGGCTTCGAGGTGGTCGCGCCGTAG
- a CDS encoding peptide ABC transporter permease, whose product MTTPSTYHLKAVAPKAAPARTTFWSQLKGSLAMFSNRKSATGLIILGVFALVAIFAPLIAPYDPNAQHLDETLQPPSFKHLLGTTHIGQDVFSQLVYGTRGVLVVGFLATIMATVVAIVVGVTAGYLRGWKSESLSALSNVFLVIPGLPLMIIVASQFDDPPLALIAAVLGLTGWAWGARVLRAQTMSLRNRDFIQAARANGEPLHRIILVEMLPNLLAIIASSFVGTMTAAVLGLTTLAFIGVIPVSNLNWGTILFWAQQNNAFPDYWWWYVPAGLCIALLGVALALINFGIDEYVNPRLRSAGERARAMKRKGMNINAAVTQVRTDAPESPTS is encoded by the coding sequence ATGACGACCCCCTCCACGTACCACCTGAAGGCCGTCGCGCCGAAGGCGGCGCCCGCCCGGACGACCTTCTGGTCGCAGCTCAAGGGCTCGCTGGCCATGTTCAGCAACCGGAAGTCGGCTACCGGCCTGATCATCCTGGGCGTGTTCGCGCTCGTCGCGATCTTCGCCCCGCTGATCGCACCGTACGACCCGAATGCGCAGCACCTCGACGAGACGCTGCAGCCGCCGTCCTTCAAGCACCTCCTCGGCACTACCCACATCGGGCAGGACGTGTTCAGCCAGCTCGTCTACGGCACCCGCGGCGTGCTCGTGGTCGGCTTCCTCGCGACGATCATGGCGACCGTCGTGGCGATCGTCGTCGGTGTGACCGCGGGCTACCTCCGCGGCTGGAAGAGCGAGTCGCTGTCGGCGCTGTCCAACGTGTTCCTCGTCATCCCCGGCCTCCCGCTGATGATCATCGTCGCGTCGCAGTTCGACGACCCGCCGCTCGCGCTCATCGCCGCGGTACTCGGGCTGACCGGATGGGCGTGGGGCGCCCGCGTCCTGCGCGCGCAGACCATGTCGCTGCGGAACCGCGACTTCATCCAGGCCGCGCGCGCCAACGGCGAGCCGCTGCACCGCATCATCCTGGTGGAGATGCTGCCGAACCTGCTCGCGATCATCGCCTCCAGCTTCGTCGGCACGATGACGGCCGCCGTGCTCGGACTCACCACGCTCGCGTTCATCGGCGTGATCCCGGTGTCGAACCTCAACTGGGGGACCATCCTGTTCTGGGCGCAGCAGAACAACGCGTTCCCCGACTACTGGTGGTGGTACGTCCCCGCCGGGCTCTGCATCGCCCTCCTCGGCGTGGCGCTCGCCCTCATCAACTTCGGCATCGACGAGTACGTCAACCCGCGCCTGCGGTCGGCCGGCGAGCGCGCCCGCGCGATGAAGCGCAAGGGCATGAACATCAACGCCGCCGTCACCCAGGTCCGCACCGACGCACCGGAAAGTCCCACTTCATGA
- a CDS encoding peptide ABC transporter permease: MVGTTATRAERGRARIPWRFIGGRVAFYAFTLWAAITINFFLPRLMKGDAVDSYMARSQGQLTPEAEKALRLMFGLDKSVPLWQQYVDYWNMLLHGNLGVSISTGMAPVGDAIASALPWTLGLVGFATVISFLVGTSLGAVIGWKRGSRLDLFIPATTFLGTVPYFWLGLIFIAIFSTTLGWFPAGHAYELGVEPGWNGEFIGQVISHAALPMFTIIVVSLGGWVLGMRNMMLTVLDEDYITVAQAKGMPNRRVLWRYAARNAVLPQIQSFALAIGFIVSGTIVMEMVFSYPGIGLLLLNATNAKDYALMQGIFLVLVLAVLIANIIADIAYAILDPRTRQTEA, encoded by the coding sequence CTGGTCGGCACGACCGCCACCCGCGCCGAGCGGGGCCGCGCCCGCATCCCGTGGCGCTTCATCGGCGGCCGCGTGGCCTTCTACGCGTTCACCCTCTGGGCCGCGATCACGATCAACTTCTTCCTGCCGCGCCTGATGAAGGGCGACGCCGTCGACTCGTACATGGCGCGCAGCCAGGGCCAGCTGACGCCCGAGGCCGAGAAGGCGCTGCGGCTCATGTTCGGTCTCGACAAGTCCGTCCCGCTCTGGCAGCAGTACGTGGACTACTGGAACATGCTGCTCCACGGCAACCTCGGCGTGTCCATCTCCACCGGCATGGCGCCCGTGGGCGACGCGATCGCCTCCGCCCTTCCCTGGACGCTGGGGCTGGTCGGCTTCGCCACGGTGATCTCGTTCCTCGTCGGAACCAGCCTCGGAGCCGTCATCGGCTGGAAGCGCGGAAGCCGGCTGGACCTGTTCATCCCGGCCACCACGTTCCTCGGCACCGTGCCGTACTTCTGGCTCGGCCTGATCTTCATCGCCATCTTCTCCACGACCCTCGGCTGGTTCCCGGCCGGGCACGCCTACGAACTCGGCGTCGAGCCCGGCTGGAACGGGGAGTTCATCGGCCAGGTGATCTCGCACGCCGCGCTCCCGATGTTCACGATCATCGTGGTCTCGCTGGGCGGCTGGGTGCTCGGCATGCGCAACATGATGCTGACCGTGCTCGACGAGGACTACATCACCGTCGCGCAGGCGAAGGGCATGCCGAATCGCCGCGTGCTCTGGCGGTACGCCGCCCGCAACGCGGTGCTCCCGCAGATCCAGAGCTTCGCCCTGGCCATCGGCTTCATCGTGAGCGGCACGATCGTGATGGAGATGGTGTTCTCCTACCCCGGCATCGGCCTGCTGCTGCTCAACGCCACCAACGCCAAGGACTACGCGCTGATGCAGGGCATCTTCCTCGTCCTCGTGCTCGCGGTGCTGATCGCGAACATCATCGCGGACATCGCCTACGCCATCCTTGACCCGCGCACCCGTCAGACGGAGGCCTGA
- a CDS encoding dipeptide/oligopeptide/nickel ABC transporter ATP-binding protein has product MTTLEFKNVTKIYNVRGSGQLKALDDVSFTLGPRQTIGLVGQSGSGKSTIAKILTQLETPTSGEVLLDGAPVPRSGKKLRRYRQQLRMVFQDPFASLNPSHSIRHHIERPLRLDRVVPRAQVDDEVRRLLQRVQLDADAVIDRRPHELSGGQRQRVAIARALASRPALLVADEPVSMLDVSLRLGVLNLLADLQREEGLGVLYITHDLATARHFSDEIIVLNQGVIVEHGTADDVILRPQDPYARELRAASPDPEEHFGTLTAQTSGGAL; this is encoded by the coding sequence ATGACGACGCTCGAGTTCAAGAACGTCACCAAGATCTACAACGTCCGCGGCTCCGGCCAGCTGAAGGCGCTCGACGACGTCAGCTTCACGCTCGGCCCTCGGCAGACGATCGGCCTGGTCGGCCAGTCGGGGAGCGGCAAGTCCACGATCGCCAAGATCCTCACCCAACTGGAGACCCCGACCAGCGGCGAGGTGCTGCTCGACGGCGCGCCCGTCCCGCGCTCCGGCAAGAAGCTGCGCCGCTACCGGCAGCAGCTGCGGATGGTCTTCCAGGATCCGTTCGCCTCGCTGAACCCCTCGCACTCGATCCGGCACCACATCGAGCGGCCGCTCCGGCTCGACCGCGTGGTGCCGCGCGCCCAGGTGGACGACGAGGTGCGGCGCCTGCTGCAGCGCGTCCAGCTGGATGCCGACGCGGTGATCGACCGCCGCCCCCACGAGCTGTCCGGCGGTCAGCGCCAGCGCGTCGCCATCGCCCGCGCCCTCGCGTCCCGTCCCGCCCTCCTGGTCGCGGACGAGCCGGTGTCGATGCTCGACGTGTCGCTGCGCCTCGGGGTGCTGAACCTGCTCGCCGACCTGCAGCGCGAGGAGGGGCTCGGGGTGCTCTACATCACCCACGACCTCGCCACCGCGCGGCACTTCAGCGACGAGATCATCGTGCTCAACCAGGGCGTGATCGTCGAGCACGGCACGGCCGATGACGTCATCCTCCGCCCGCAGGACCCGTACGCGCGCGAGCTCCGCGCCGCATCCCCCGACCCGGAGGAGCACTTCGGGACGCTGACCGCCCAGACCTCAGGAGGTGCGCTGTGA
- a CDS encoding ABC transporter ATP-binding protein — MTDSLLSVRDFSVVYDVDPPVAAVKNVTLDIKRGEIVGLAGESGCGKTTLAYGVQRLLKPPAVITSGSVVFHDESGEDIAIDALDAEQMRRFRWDKVSMVFQGAMNALNPVATIGSQLDDVFRVHRPRMSRKERRAAVIELLEIVKVGGQRIKSYPHELSGGMRQRVMIAMALALRPQLMVMDEPTTALDVLVQREILKQISQLRHDFGFSVVFITHDLPLLLEISDRIAIMREGEIVELATAEQIWTNPQHDYTRTLLRSFPRLTGERGVVVR, encoded by the coding sequence ATGACAGACTCCCTTCTCTCCGTACGCGACTTCTCGGTCGTGTACGACGTGGACCCGCCGGTTGCGGCGGTCAAGAACGTCACCCTCGACATCAAACGCGGCGAGATCGTCGGCCTCGCCGGCGAAAGCGGCTGCGGCAAGACCACCCTCGCCTACGGCGTGCAGCGCCTCCTCAAGCCGCCCGCGGTCATCACCAGCGGCAGCGTCGTCTTCCACGACGAGAGCGGCGAGGACATCGCGATCGACGCCCTCGACGCGGAGCAGATGCGCCGCTTCCGCTGGGACAAGGTCTCGATGGTCTTCCAGGGCGCGATGAACGCCCTCAACCCGGTCGCGACGATCGGCTCCCAGCTCGACGACGTGTTCCGCGTGCACCGCCCGCGGATGAGCCGGAAGGAGCGCCGCGCGGCCGTCATCGAACTCCTCGAGATCGTGAAGGTCGGCGGCCAGCGGATCAAGTCCTACCCGCACGAGCTCTCCGGCGGCATGCGCCAGCGCGTCATGATCGCCATGGCTCTCGCCCTGCGCCCGCAGCTGATGGTGATGGACGAGCCGACCACGGCCCTCGACGTGCTCGTGCAGCGCGAGATCCTCAAGCAGATCTCGCAGCTCCGCCACGACTTCGGGTTCTCCGTCGTCTTCATCACGCACGACCTCCCGCTGCTGCTGGAGATCAGCGACCGGATCGCGATCATGCGGGAGGGCGAGATCGTCGAGCTCGCGACCGCCGAGCAGATCTGGACGAACCCGCAGCACGACTACACCCGCACGCTGCTGCGGTCGTTCCCGCGGCTCACCGGCGAGAGAGGAGTGGTGGTCCGATGA